The Hippoglossus stenolepis isolate QCI-W04-F060 chromosome 3, HSTE1.2, whole genome shotgun sequence genomic sequence ATGCCAACATCTGTCCGCTGTGTGTCAGGGAAAGGAAACCTCACCTGGAGTGGAGCACAGGGACTGAGCACTTTGTGAGTATGCTGCCGATGATGATGGCTTCCCTGAGAGTACATGTCCCAGATTCACACAGAGGAATCAGAATACCTGTGTGACAGAAGCGGTATAAAGTATTAAAGAGTATTCCTGCAGTACTACACTTCCATAAGGTGTTGGACAGATCTTATGAAAAGGTCAGAAATTGATGCAGGAGAAGCCACAATATGGGTATAGTGACAGTAACAGTATTATAACAGTAACATAAGCACATAAGAAAAAATCTTTCacgctgtgtttgtgtcataaCGTGTGAATTGCTGAGATGGGAGAGATTCTCACGTTAATGACTTAGTGTTCAGATGATTGGAGAACCCATGAAAGCTGCGTGACTGACGGAGCTGGCCAGTAACACTATATCCATTATGGAGTGCCACACTGAAGCCTACGTCAAACATTCATGCGAGTTTAGTTTTCAGGCCCGTCCATATTGTTATGCAACACGTTTACTGTATATTGTTACAGTGAACACAGACAGCTTGGTATTACACCCTCACTGCACTGTTTGGTAAACTGactttctgtttcatgtttctaGATATCTGGTTATATTGCTAGAGGAATTTCCTCTTTGAGCCAAAGAGCACATTACACAACTGTTTTTACAACGGTTGTTCTCCCTGTGACAGGCACTTAGACTTTGATCTATAAAACTGGTTCAGTGACCCTTTTATAAAAACTTAACTGGTAATATATTTACATGCAACAAAATACAAGATACACTTTGATGTAAAGGCAAAAGGTAAAAAACTGGtaaaaaactgttgaaaaaactaataattaaGACCAATTCTAATTTTACTGGCAAATGTAACAGAAGTTGGCAGCTACTGTACTGACAACAATCTAATTCCAGAGGTGAAATAATACTACACTGTGCATATAACTCAGTCATAAGGGGGCTACTTTGTTTGCTTTTGGCATATttgcacaaaacaacaaaaccaaaactaatCTTGTAGAAGAAAAGCATTTTGGGGTATAACTCTAGCATCGTTACAGAACTTGCATTGTATGTTtatcatgaaaaacataaaatgaactGTTTTACCTCAAATTCAttcaacaaatatttattttgttaaatctaaattatccttaaaaactatatttaatgGAAAATGCTCCCCTCTAGTGGTCAATTAGCTCCATCATTCATTCGGAAAGTGGTAATACAGTGTATTTGTGAGCGACACTGCCACTTAGTGGTGTTATCTTACACTGGTGGATTTCAAAATATGGGTCACTGGATGTTTGGGGAAAACAGTTCTATCAAACTGGGACAAATTGTGTGAACGCACAGGACGGATGAGATTAaagacagggaaaaaaacaatcttcagCAACTATTGGCCAAATGAGACTCTGGGAATGTGAAGGATGAGTTGACCCAAATTTAGAGTGTGTTAATTACTGGGCTTCCAGAACCAATGGTGTTATTTACCCTGTGGACACCAGATAATCCTCTGTCGCTGTCCTCAGAATAAAAATTCTAAATTTAGTGCCGAGATGAGAAACATGGCATGTCCCAGAAAGCTCatattttcttcctctgtcaaATCCTCTTATTCGTTCACTGTCCCcacttattttgaaatgtcGAGTGTGAGTGGAGCTTAGCCGGGCATTCACTGAGCATTCAATGACACACGATGACTGTCCACACGCCCACAAGGCAAATCAGGATTTAAGCTCCACAGAAAGCTTCAgctcatcatttattttcaacaatACTAAGGACGGTTAGAGGAATATGACTGATGGTGATTGACAATCAGGCAGTAATGAACAATTCagattcacattttaatttaagcTTGTCCTCTACAACGTCAGAGGACACAGGAAATCAGTTTCCATCTCACTGGGAGAACTATTGGAAAATTAGAGTCAGTCCTCAACAATTAAGTAAAAATACCAAAGCTGCACTGGGAATTAATTTTGAGAgcacaaggcccaacagtcctcttatgaaaccacatttatattcactagatatagtttttttgggggggtctGCACCAAATCGCACAAGCTCGGAAATCTCAGTACCCTCAACATTTTTTgcatcaagaaccatgaattattttctgagaaatcaacaaaaatgttaaaaaaaaataacatcttatcttgcaatgttaaagaaagtcaaaGAAATAGTAAACATGGATGGAACGCTCTGTTGTCTCACCTTTGAACCAGGCTCCTGGTTTGAACAGGGCTTTCTTCAGGGCACTGTACAGATGGAAGTTGAGTTTCTTATACTCTGCAATATCATCTCGTACTCTGGGCAGCAGCACCAAGTTAAAAAATCTCTGGGCCATTCGTTCTTTCAGATTCGAGGAGAAGATTCTATGAGAAAAGCAAGGAAAGGGTATTTCACTGTACTGTTTTAAAATCTCATcatttgatgtgtttatttgaagtAATACTCTGGGGGCTCACCTTGTTGCCTGATACATGGCAGCAGCTGTCCAGGTTTCAGGCTCAGTCAAATATAGAACCTGCTCCCAGTTGGCCAGCGCAGGGATTATTTTAAAAGCCTTTGGTAATTTACCACTGCGATATCTTGACAGAAcctgaagcaaaacaaaaaattatcttttaatttaatacttcacatttacacacaagcACTAAAAGGGAACACGGGTCATTGGTTcatgcaaaacaataaaatccaaTCTACCTATGAACATAGAGGAATCATACAAGACCTGAGCAATGAGCAAATatcagtttgtccagtttgtcAAGCAGAAATCACAATCTCATCATGTGAGCTATTTACGAATGGGATCAAATTGAAGGAAGAACCATAACAAAAGTatctggatgtgtttttttgccAACAAAAGCCtgaagaaaaactgtgaatacAAGTCAAGAACACCACTACGCTAAATAATGATTGTTGGGGGCCATGACTCATGTGTCACTCTGAAATCTCCTATAGGTGTTGAATTAAGATGATCCTGTGACTGTGGGAGCCTTGATAAAGGGATTTCATTCAGTGACTATAATGTGCCCTGTATAAAATCATCTGACGTTATGTTCCTCTATATATTCATACATTCTTTCCTTTAATTCACACGTACAAATTTGTATGAGTGCTGTGTTCACCTGTGCAGGTTAAGTTCTATATTTTAGGACGACTCACCTTACTGACACCTTTGTACACTTCTACTACCTTCGGGTCCAACTGGGGCATCGGACAGCCCGACACCTCTGACATCAGAGTTCCCACCTCGGTCTGCTTCTCTGTGATCTTCTCCATGATGATATCAGCCAAGGTCCGTCTGCAAGAGGCATGAAAATAACGCAGAAGCTCagcatttaaaaaggaaactcATCATCTACTTTGAATCATTTAAGTGCACAGATACTTCTGAGGTAAAGCCAGGCTTGTGTCATTTCTTGCCTCACTGGCGGGTTCTTATTCATGAACATCTCCATGGCCTTCTCGTCATCAGGGTCAATGACGACCTCTGTGTCACCCTCGGCATCGCTGTCTCCAGCACCCGCTTGTCCCAGTGCTGGCCACTCCTCGTCTGAATCTGCATCCTGAGAGCCAGACCCTAAAATATGATGACAAGACATAGTCACACAGACGTTTACCAAAACCCATCTCATGGTTGAGTGATGTTTGTTCAGATTTAAGTGGGAAATTTCATGGCACTTTACAAACATAATCAATTTGTACACATGCAGGATAAAGATAATCATCTTTTTCTATGAAGCTTATAGGTCAAATCTCTTGTGATGAAACTAGCAGTAAAAACGCAAATTATAGTAATGACAGTGGCCAAAAGTGCATGGTTAACCAAACATCACACCCAGAGGCATGTACTGAATATTTCACTCCTGAACCACGGGCATCAATGTGCTGCTACAAGGACCTCAACTCTTCTGGGAAGGTTTCCCACAAGACTTTGGAACCTGCCAAGTGATTTGGTCCTTTACAGCAGCCGGAGCATTAAGCAGTTGGCCACTGATGTTGGGAGATAAAACTTTGCTCTCACTTGTCCTATTAGTAATAGATGGGGAGGGGggtcagtgtttgtgcagcacaCTCTGCTTCTGCCACTCAAACTTAGAAGAAATCCATTTCTTTAGTGGCTGCGGCTTAGGAGATAGAGCAACGCAATGCTGAAGTGTcattgggcaagacactgaaccctaaattgcctcTGAGGGAGCGATTCCATTAGAGAGTGACTGACAAGCGGAGCATTAAGTAGCGCTGTATGAAAGTCTGATtgaatgaatgtgacttgttgtattaagtgctttgagttgtcgataagactagaaaagagtCATATAAATGAAGCCCATTAACCATTACTGTGCTGAAACAGGAGGAAACCTTCCATATACTACTACCAACCAGGGCAAGCTGACACCTAACTCCAGAGGACCAGATTAAGTAAAAATGTGtcatacaatacactgtactcAAGCACAATACATGATATGATAGATGCTTCTATGAACATCTTCATTGTTTAAGTGTATCATTAATGTCCTATGGGAGATAGAAGAGATCAATAAGGATTCTTCAAGTGGTTTTGCTCTGAAGCCCCTTGGGAGATGAGTATGGTCATTAATGTAGCATCAAGGTGTCTGTTAAAGGGAACCAAGGGGATGAGTGTGTCCAAAAgctgaaataaaagcagaagagtaaagtgtccacatacttttgacCATAGTGTTATTTAAACTGTGATCAGTACAAACATTGAGTTGTTATATTTAACGACTGTTATATAGGAACCAGTTCCTGTGTCTCTACATAGGTTGTGAACAAGTCCTGCCACACCAGCCTTCATTCACATTTCTGTCAGTTTAGTGGATCTCGTGCACAGGTTTAAAAGCCACATGTACCAGGCAGCAGCAGATAGTTAGTGGCTGTACTTACCGAGGACAGTGACCggtatcttcttcttctccggtTCCACACCATACtcgctctgcagctcctcttgcTGGATCCGGGCCTGCTGTAGGATCTTCCTCGACAGCCGCTCGTCCACGTACTTGTCCTCGTTTTCTTCCCGACTGTCCCTGATCTTCACTCGGCCCCGGGCTCGAAACGTGTCGGCCTGTAGGATCTGGTCCGCCAGCGCCACGGCTGGTActactcctcctgctcctccacctcctgctcctccacctcctcctcctctggatctCTTCACTTTCGGCATCTCTGCACGCTGACAGCTACAATCTTGTTGTTATGTGTTAGCATGTGCTAGCTAAGGTCTAAAAGGAAGAAGTTCTGTAAACAGTCACAGCTCAACACGTGCAGGTTGCCATCGCAGGAAGTGACGTGCTGAGTCGCGTCAAGTCCGTCACCTAGCAAAAATAACACGTTAGCATTTTTGTCAGTATTAAATGACTTTATTGTAGAAACTACATGAATATAACTGGCAGTGTGgtttgttaaatatataatggctatttaaaattaaattaaatacgCTTATTTAAATGTACCGGAAGTTCAACTTATAACCCGGAAGTAGTAATTGAAAAGACTCGACTACAACTGGAGGCAAAACATCAATGGGAGTCACTTGGTGAGATTATTGCTCAATGGTTTTAGCTTTATTGAAATTAAACGTCAACCAATTTGATTTTGAACATGTTAA encodes the following:
- the bysl gene encoding bystin; amino-acid sequence: MPKVKRSRGGGGGGAGGGGAGGVVPAVALADQILQADTFRARGRVKIRDSREENEDKYVDERLSRKILQQARIQQEELQSEYGVEPEKKKIPVTVLGSGSQDADSDEEWPALGQAGAGDSDAEGDTEVVIDPDDEKAMEMFMNKNPPVRRTLADIIMEKITEKQTEVGTLMSEVSGCPMPQLDPKVVEVYKGVSKVLSRYRSGKLPKAFKIIPALANWEQVLYLTEPETWTAAAMYQATRIFSSNLKERMAQRFFNLVLLPRVRDDIAEYKKLNFHLYSALKKALFKPGAWFKGILIPLCESGTCTLREAIIIGSILTKCSVPVLHSSAAMLKLAEMEYNGANSIFLRLLLDKKYALPFRVLDALVAHFLSFRNEKRLLPVLWHQSLLTMAQRYKADLAYEQKTALLELLKIQIHPQVTTEIRRELQNSESRDVEIGLPVTVEMD